GCTAACAGGTGACCCGTGACGTCCAGATAAACTGTGAGGTCATAACCCAGACTCCAGATAAACTGTGAGTCCAAGAGCAGGTCCCTTCTACACCCCGGTTATTCCACAAAAGGAGACGCGCACGCTCGTTTAGTGGGTATAAGCCGGAATTTTACAACGGTGCAGCACCGAGTGGCGGGCTTCTTTTTCGGGACGACGCGGGAGGCTCACTAAGGGTGGGCGTTTGTTGTGGTTTGTGGTGTCGAAAGGGTAACATTTTGAGGATGTAAGAGGAGAAATAGGAGAAATTGCTGAGGCTGGGTTGAGTTGGGAATGATACAAGACGAGATGAGACTAGTTTCTGACTAAGGCTTTGTGTTGCCCGATTTTTACTGGTGGCCATGATGATGGGTGGGCCATTGGGAGTTGATGGAGTATTACGTAATGGCAAAAGCGAGATCAAcaaaaaacatacaacagcggggattcgctggtcatcaccgacccaactgcTAATCTGCCGGTTAGtggcttgactatgggagagcggacagGTCTTAGCAAGAATTTCTGAGATTTCCCGAAGTTATCCCGGCTGGGAGTAGACACGTGATGATGCGATTTCAAAAAAACTCCGAAAACCGGCCTCGACAGGTTCCGCTTTCCAACCATTTTGGCGTACAGACGGTTATCAGCTATAACACCGTTGGAGACGGTTATACCAAACGCTGACACCATAACGGTGCCTGCTCCATTCCATTACTTTCACGCCCCTCCATTTCGGTCAGCCCTTGTTTCAGGCAGCAGCTAAGTAAGGACCCTAGTGTCAGCGCCAACCTCctaaatctaataataatGAGATTTAAGTACAACTAAAAGTAACATTTAATTGGCCCATGCATATACTCTTAGATTTCGCCATCCACCTTTTGCCGCTCGCCTCACTTTATTTGTTGGCCTAGATCGCACGAGTGCTACACCTTCATCTGGATTAAGACAGCCTACctgtgacggttgtgattcccaagggataaactagtccgtactaggtttatgttggcagatgcgtagggcgttgtcactgagcggtagcgaagtgtcacgtctcttaataatgaatagtgcgggtaaggcgtattcaggtaaagaagttttgctGATAGCtagtgagctaagttctatctagtgctaagagaatgtatatatacttggaggtatgcaaatcgaacgaggtcggttcgacaatatgcaagtcgaatggcgtgcgcttgacaatatgcaagtcgaatggcgtgcattcgacttctacagggtaggtagttgatgaTTGGAGCGAAAAGTGGGGTGCTTATTCCGCGTGCATAAGGACCTGTTGGTCGTAACACTACCTTACTTAACCCCGCAGCTCACACAAGGTAAATCCCCATTAAACACCTATCACACCATCAATAATCAAGGTATCTTCAGCTGCCAAGGACTTAATTTTATAACCGCCAATAGTATACGCCTAGATTTCAGAGGTAGCCTAAGTCAAacactattattaatatgtTTATAAGAAGATGTTAATGCcatctatatagataattatggctttaaaattaataccAAAAATAATTCATCCTTATACCTAGGCTGGTAAATAAATATGATAGTATAAACCtctaataagctataataccCACTAGGGCAAGGCAAAATCCCGCAGAATTTGCTTTATTACCTAAAGTAAGTGTTACGACCCggcgtcgtctaggcgcacaggacctgtgtgctcggggcacagcCCCCCCTgactaggtgcccaaataaccttgggcatccccccctagggcacgcaatattattggctcaaaattccccacactttgacaaagcactaaagcctcagccggccttcatgactcgtacggcaggtacaacagcactaacacctgagattgtgttaagacatttgcttcatcgactcaactacaacaccgtcattgatacctggagatgatattgcattggaattaaacgtatctggaccaaagaatatagtcacttcctatctaataatcaagtcgttttgcgcgctgaattgacatgtgtgctgtgctcttactcctcacagggcggcctttggatcagttttcatgctgtcgagTCGACAGTGTCGACTCTGCAACGCTCCGTGGACCTATAGAATCGTGTTCACCGCAAAAtaatgtgttcaagactttaatcacccgttaacccacagttaggctacagctgtatctttgagctcatcccccgcctatctgtccagcaacagctctccaaagtagccctaaccgtcctgttgtaggctatgtattggtgccacgccTAGTCAGGCGGCGCACCTGGGTGCGCAActttatttgggcacctaggtgcccatgtattggccgccctaaatctaggactttctgaCTAATAACAgcctaaaccctgaaaggaaggggccGTCTCGCTTGATAACCCGTTCACCTGTACTACCGAGACCCGCCCGTGACACACTTGGTGTAATCGCCGTCTGTACGGTCGATTGAGCATTCATCTGAAAACCACCAGCTATACCAGAAAGCCTCATCTTCATGGCGATATCTATCACAGAAGTTCTTGCAAATTCCagcgttttttttttcacttAGAAATGGTTGACGAAGAGCGTGCCTGTGTTGTATCCCTTCCCGGATCAACCAGCGACGAATTGTGCTTCTGTGACAAGACAACCCTGTTCCTTCAATGATTTCATAGTACTAGATGAAAGCGTCACGATCAATGAGTATTTTGATATGCGATTTGTCCCGATCGGACAAAATTGGTGGGCGCCCTGAGCGTTTTTTGTCTTTGGCGGACTGTTGGTGTCTGTACCTCCGGATGACTCCGTAGATCGCGTGTCGCGATAAACCCGCGTTGTCTGCAATTGACTGGACAGAACGACCTGATTCATACATCGTTATAAACCTCGTTCTTTTGTGAGGCGAATGATGTGTATTTTGCCTATAGCGAGGCATGATTTCATAGGAAAATAACGCGTTGAAGATATAGAGTcgtattgttgttgtcgcgAAGTGCGGGGTTGGGCGGGAAATGTGTCGGGATTTTTGCACGGCCACTGTAGAGTCAACCTCATCTGGCTACCGCCCGACAGCCAGCTCAAAATTCAGAAGACAGCCAAGGTATCAGCCCGTTGTGCAACGGAGCCGTGCATGACGCCGCAGAGAGGGTTCACCAAAGCGAAGACCACAATTCTCAATCGAACGAGGGGAGATCTACGAATGGAGAAGAAGCTACCAGATGGAGTTGGCAGGCATTCTATAAAGGCCGACTCGGCTTTGCCTGGTAAGCATACCCGCCCGCTGTACGATCAATTATCATGGAAAGAGGCCAGCGTGCTGGCACAACTTAGAACCGGAATAGCGCGGTTGAATGGTTATCTATATCAGATCAGGGCAGCACCGTCGGATGAGTGCCCGTGTGGGCGTGCAAAAGAAACGGTATAGCATTTCCTCTTTCGATGCGTGAAATGGACATCACAACGTAAAGAGATGTTTCAGTGTACGAATGAGAAACGCGGTAACCTCTCCTTTCACCTAGGAGGTAAGGCAGCATCAGACGGTCAGAAATGGGCGCCGAACATGGATGCGGTACGGGCTACAGTCAGGTTCGCGATCGCCACAGGTCGCCTGGAACAGAGATGACAGGAACGACCTACAATAGCAACATTTTATCAACACTAACCGATAACTCCCGACGCCCTCAAACGGTCAACAGCAGGCATCGCTTCAGCCGCCGAAGATAGGAAACTGAACACTTGGGGGAAATGGGCTTCAAGTTGGCTTGCTACTACTAACATCTAGGAGGGTCGGGAAGAGCGGTGACTAGActggaaagaacaagactagaTTCTCATGGGCTTGACGAGAATAAGGCAATAACTAGCGAAGTGTATGTACCTTTAGCTTCAGAGCCCATTGGGTGTTGGCctaccgggcgtaatagactTGTATTAGTATTATACTAATTCAAACATCCCTTTAACACGCTTATGAATACTAATCTCATGACCATGGAGTCACAAGAAATTAATTCTGGCTTGTGCATGCGTTTTACtactctctttctttacagGCTTAATAGAATATCGTGTTTGCGGCGTCTGCGGAAACATCCAGGACGCATTCTCCTAGTGCAGACCGGATATACCAGGGGAGTGAAGTTAAGCTTCCAATTGCTTTGGAAGCTGGAGGGGCGGGTGATAATTGGGCCCTTTAGCAAGAGAGGTTGAGAGACCAGGAAAGCATGGGGGTAGGCGTGTCTGAAACGACTGGGTATGATGGCATGTATGTGTACGAAGTACCGTACCCCTCAGCGAGAAGTGAATGAGGTTTGAGAGAGGTAGAGAGACAGGAAGAGAGAAACGAGATGACGAGTAGATCCTTCCAGCCAGCCCGGGCCCCGGTGACGCGGTAGGATCAGCAGTTGGGCAGAGACGAGATGGAGATTCGACAAGCTCTTTTGATACCTGAGAGGCGGACAGCGGTGGGGGAGCACAGACGCGAGGCTGGTAACGAAACGAATTGTATTGCACAGTGAGAAGCAAGGGCAGCGTGAGCGATGCAAAGGCACGCTCTCGGGACTGTGGGAGAGCTGGGGATTGAGGGAAGAATGGCGCAAAATTGGTGAGAGAACGGATCGATTCTTGGGCAAGTATGATGTCGACTTCAAGTCGAGCGCAAATCTGGGACCGACAGCCTCCAACCCCAAGGCACAAAAGACGGTCTGCTGGGGGTGGGCGGGCTTGGGCGGGCCAGACGCAGGTAGATTTGGAGCCAGTTGACGAACCGACCCTGCCGAGTTGACAGTCGGAGGAGGCTAAACAAGACCAGGGGGTCAAGGAACCTAGATGCCGGGCTGTGTGTGACTGTGGGATGATGTCGGCGAagactcttttttttctttggcGGACCCCTGCTGCCCGTTTTTTTCTGCCACCCCATGCACCGCAAACCAACTGGAGGAAGAGTTTCCAGCTAAACCTGGGATCAGTGCACCTGGCGGAGACTAACTTCAATGCTCGCTTCGCCTCGCCTCGCACTCTTCCCCCTGTTCATGATCTACCACACGGCAGATTCGGGCACGGGAAACTCCATCACATTAAGCTCAGATCATATTACATCTCCATTTATTAGTTGGCAAGGGTTATTTCATGGGCTATTATGTTTTGGTGTAACGGTATCATTTGCTACTCTGTACTATAAACAAACAGTGACTAAAATATTTAGTGGAATCTTAATTGTACACGGTCAAATCCGCGGCTTTGTTCACGATGCGGGCACGATAAACGCCCACAAGAGCCATTACTTGAATAAGCGCCCGCAATGTGGGGCTGAGCCTCAAAACACAGCGCTGAAGGAAACGTTTTCTCATCGGGCAAGTTGTGTTTCTCTATACGAAGATCCACTTGAATTTACTCCTTTGTCAACTCGTTCCTGGCCATTCCTTCGCTGAactgagaaaaagaaaagaaaatagaCAACAATGTCTCAGAGCCCTGTAAGTAGAGTCCtacctggcctggcctggcctttGGGTCGAGTCCAGAGCTTAGTTGTTTGCTAAGTTACGGGCCTCCAACGCCACTTCTTGCACTTGCCACGATAGTTTCAACGTTCCTTTTTTATGTGATCATCTCCTTCCTGGCACATCGAACCCATGCCCGACCAAGACATTTAAACAGGCACCTCGCTCTCCAGTTCCATTCCTAAATCTTTTCTTATCCATCTTTCTTAGGTATAATCCATCCATACCTACTGTAGCCCCCGTTATCCATCATCTTTGATATCAACTTTCATTCTGCCTCTTGTCTTACACACTAGCCAGACATCAGCCCGTTCCCATTCCCTGATCATCTACACAACTTATTCCCTTACCTGTGGAACAGTCTGGCTTACACAAACAGCTCAGTGCTGAGACGTCCTCCACAGAGAACCAGTAGCAATCACCCCCTCAGGAACCACCATCATGGCATGTCTCATGCCTATGCCTGGCCGGGCCGCTGAACTAGCTCCTTGTGCCACCCGCGCGGTAGATACACCGACTGGGATTCCCGAAGGATGGCCCAAAACAGTCAATGTGCCTATGGCATGGTCCGGTTCTCAGTTCAAACACGAATCAGAGTACATCTTAACTTTGAGCGAGTTGGATGTACAGGAAGCTGAAAAGGCTCTACAGTCCTTCAAAAGTATGTTCCTTGAGCCTCCCCTTTTGTGGCGTCCGGGATGTGGCTTACACTAAACAGCGTTGGGTCTCGATGGGGATTGTGTCTCCCGGGACAATTTCCCCCTTCCTACTTTGGGATCCCGACTGGATCAAGTTCGCCAAGACATTCATCAAGGCAAGGGCTTCGGTGTCATTCGTGGTCTGGACCCACAGAACTACTCAGTCGAGGATCTGACGGTCCTATATCTCGGTATTCAGTCGTACATCGCCAGCTGTCACGGCCGCCAGGACCGAAAAGGCAACATGCTTGGTAAGTATTCTCGGCTTGAAGGCTACCATTCTTTTATCCTTGACGTTTATTGACTCTTTTCAGTTCATATCGTTGCCGACAATTCTTCCAATCTCAAGGCTGGCCACCATCGCCATTCCACCTCCCCCATTGTTAGTACATGCACCTGCCACCAACACAATCACGCTAACTTGCATTCCAGACTTTTCACAACGAGGAAGCTGGCGACATCGTGAGCTGGCTCACTCGAAACACAGCCGTCTCAGGAGGCAAATGCATCATCGCATCGGCCTACACCGTCTATAATGTCCTTGCCGCCAGTCGCCCTGACATGATCCGCACATTGTCTCGCTCCGACTGGCCGTTTGCCCTGTAAGTTATGTCAATCATATATGAAGAGCAGATCAACTGACTTCCTGCTGGGATAGGCCCCGCTTCCAGTGCCGCCCTGTCCTCTTCCACCATGATGGgagagtgatgatgaatTTTGGGAGAGTAGCCCTGACAGGGAATGCGGTTCACCCACGCTCCAGCAATCTCCTCCCCGTTACTCCACGCCAAATGGAAGCTCTGGACTCCATCGAGAATATTGCCAAGGCGACTCAATTGGAGATCAGCACACAGCCAGGCGACATGCacttcatcaacaacctcaCAGTCTTGCATCGCCGTGGAGGTTTCGTCAATGGTGAAGCTGCTTCGGAGCGTCGTCATTTGGTACGCATGAGACTTCGCGACAACGAATTGGGATGGAACCTCCCTGTGGATCTAAGACGGGAGTGGTCTGATGCTTTCAACAAGGACGCCCCCAAGGTCTGGCACATTGAACCCATGCCGGATGGTTTCTTTCCCCTCAGGTCTCAGGCCAATTGAGGTTGGGCTTGCGACCAACCCAATTGTGAACCCAATTGTGGGGAGAGAACAGACAGTGTTGCTAATAATATGACaataaagtagtatattgcaatataACCCATATGGTATGGACATTCTTATATTCTGACAATATGATATGAAGATTATGATATTGCGGCAATATAATATGTGGatgtccatattggcaatatattatttatattggGATGTTAGTCCtggtgttgaatgttggagggttcaccctcagctttaagattaaggtttaggattaaagtttgaaatcctaaacttagatcataggactttcatctaggactttcatctaggactttcatctaggactttctaggactcaagtcctagaaggaaccagccgaagatataaggtctcaatagtccttcgatttcgagaggatgaagcaatacacacaattcaccttaatatctaaCACCTGGGGTGAAATTGCCTCTTGACAGTAGCGGGCAGGCCTTACCCGTGGATCTGACTGAAAAGGAGCCCCACTCTTCGAGTGGGCGAGATTTGGTGAGGAAATTAGCAAATTGCTTGCCTACAATTCCAAATTTGTCGCAATCAATTAGAAATTGCTGTGATAATTGAATTGAAGTATATTGAAGCTATAATCAAAAACTCTTTATCTCATGATATGTATTTCTCGTGGTGTTGCAGTGTAAAGTGGCCGCTAAGGGTGTGGATTGACGGGGGGGGGGGCTGTCGAGCttgcttcttttcctccttaCAAGCCGCTCCAACGCCTGATCTTTCGAGGGAAAGGGGAAGTGATGATAATCTCTTATTGCGTGTGATTTCGCTGCTGCAATATATTCATGATTCTGTAGTATGCTGAGCCGTTATCTTGATATGAAGAAGGTTGTGATGAGGAAGGTTGTGATGAGGAAGGACTCGTTGAAATCAGAGTCATCAGAATCCCCTGTAATGAGGTTATCGCCACCAGAGGGTTTCTGATTATTATTATTGCTGAGTTTAAACTCAACGCCGTCGCTTGAAAGGAACGGCATTTCCTCTAAGGGGCGGCGATAAACGCCGGCGGCATTTGCATCACGAAGCCGCTCGTAAAATCTCTGATGGATAGCTGATCGGCTCATATCATAATATATGTCTGTGCGACACAGGGGTCACCCTTGTCTAGCCACGTCGTTAACGACAAGCTGCATCCATTTTGCATCCATCCGACGATGTTTCCTGGCTATTCCTTCGCTGAACTGAGAAAAAGAATGGAAAACAGACAACAATGTCTCGGAGCCCTGTAAGGagaataatttttttttgtcAGAGTGGCGCATCAATCACTATCAATCACTATGAAGGGgataatgaaatgaaatggcTGCTGATTAAGCAGGACCACAATGATAATGATCATTGAGGGGCAAGGAATGAAATGATAGTGATTGAAATGATAGTGATTGAAATGATTCAATGAACGAAACATCCCGGCCATAGTGAGCGCGATTAAGTCTGGACTCATTCTTTTGCCACCACATCCTTGAGCAATCCGTCATAATCGTCCAGCAAACCCGCCTTTAACCAGGACGACCTCACGGTTTGCGTTACGACAACTGTTTCCGCCTGCAGCCGGCAGCGTTTGGCCGACACCATGTTCCCACAGGAAGAGAATACCCTCTCGCACTCCGCCGCCATTGGAGGCACAGAGAGGATGTCTATAGCCATCCGTGTAAGACGTGGGTATTCAAACCTCTTGTTAAACCAATATAAAAATGGGTCACAGTCTTTCTCAATAGGACCGGCGAGCTGTAGCCACCGGTCGAGCTCGTCACCCTCATTGCCCTCCAACCGCGCTGTGGTCGTTGACTTGAAACTGTCCAGGTACGAAGAGAACGAATCTTCTACTTCCTTGGCCCTCTTGATTGGACGTAGCTGGTCATAGTTGCCCCGTTCAAATTGGACCGGCAATTGCTTGTACTCCTGCCAGAGGCCGTCAATGAGTTGCTGAGCTTTTCCGATCCAATCCGGCCTCTCTCGATAAGCCCTATGAAGGAAGTCCCACCGAATCGCCGGGTGGAGGACAGTTGCGGCATAGTAGACAGGAGACTGGTCAATGGCGCTGTAGTATTTGTTCAACTTGACCCATGCGAAGTTGATATTTGTCCGACACTGAGCAGGCTCCGGCGTCCGATCCGCTCGGGCCTCCGGAATCGGGGCCATGGCCGTCAGTCGTTCAGTGAAGTGTGAAGAGCGAAGGTTGTCGAAAGAAAAGGGGCTGAATGAAAGACGAATGTTACTCGTAAGTATAGGAACCTTCTCCTTGGCTAATTCTGCTAGCACCCACAGGTACCAGTACTCAAGCACGTTACGCAGGGGGTCCCCTGtctttcatttcattatTGTCATTTCATTGCCGTCTCTCCAATGCAATGATCATTATTTCGGGCATGGCGTCAATGAAATGATTGATAGTGATCATTATTGATCATTCAGCACTAACTCAATCACTATTAATGAATGATGCGCCAGCCTGTTTGTGGTGGTTTTATGGCGATTTTTATTTAGATAGTTAAGATTTTTAGTCAACTCGCTTGTCTGGTcaactcgcttatcaagcacgttaggCATCTTACACATAAATACTCTGTCACATTTATATCACTTCCTCTATTGAACACTCGGAACTACCTATACTAAGACATCACTCTGTAGTGTGGATGCCCCATAAGGGATTGTTTTCATATCCTTGGATGGTTCCTTCCTTCTGAAGCTAACTTGATAATCGAGGCCATTGTTATTGTCCCAGAACTCTTGGCCATTGACGATGTATCTGATGCAGCAGTGGAAAGTATTGATTCCAGGACGAACCAGGGCTACATTTGGGAGCTTCAGCGTGAACAAGAACCGGTCAAGCTCAGCATGGTGACTTGTAACTGGCAAGCTACCTGCGTAATGGGCACGAACTTCAGAAATTGTTTCCCAATGATCAAACGTAAACCTGCAAGTGACTGATTTCTCTTGCGCGAGATTGGCTACTGCGACAGACCCCAAGAAGGAACTTTCGTCAGCGGATACCCATAGTCTCTCCAGCTTCACGGTCGTGTTCTCGGTGATCTTGGAGACTGTAGTTGAACAGATAACTTCCCACCGGTTTGGTGGAGATCGTATAATATGAAGTGAAGCTATTGGGCTCGGGGGCTTGCGAGTAGAGTCCCCATGGACTCCTCTCATAAGCTGTGGCCCAGGCTTCACAGTAACCGGTGGATTAGTTGGTAAGAAATGCTGTACTTGGTCGTGTAGCTCGAAATGAACGGCTTTGCTTGGCGTAGGCTTTCGAACGAGGCGTTGACGGTGATGGGGATCCCGTAACTGCTCCAACATGAGTTCTTGTGGCCCCTTCACACGGTAGCCGGGGGAGCTGTGAGAAACGGAGGGACGCCACCGGTCTTGAGCATGAGAGGAAGATGCCTCATATCCATTATCTAAGTCGGAGGTGATGCGAGAAGGCAAAACCTTTGCTGCAGCCGCAGGGTGAGGTTCGGCGGCGCCCGACATGATAGTAGGAGCAGAGATGAGGCGAGAGAGGTGA
The genomic region above belongs to Fusarium poae strain DAOMC 252244 chromosome Unknown contig_1, whole genome shotgun sequence and contains:
- a CDS encoding uncharacterized protein (CAZy:CBM21), translating into MSGAAEPHPAAAAKVLPSRITSDLDNGYEASSSHAQDRWRPSVSHSSPGYRVKGPQELMLEQLRDPHHRQRLVRKPTPSKAVHFELHDQVQHFLPTNPPVTVKPGPQLMRGVHGDSTRKPPSPIASLHIIRSPPNRWEVICSTTVSKITENTTVKLERLWVSADESSFLGSVAVANLAQEKSVTCRFTFDHWETISEVRAHYAGSLPVTSHHAELDRFLFTLKLPNVALVRPGINTFHCCIRYIVNGQEFWDNNNGLDYQVSFRRKEPSKDMKTIPYGASTLQRDPLRNVLEYWYLWVLAELAKEKVPILTSNIRLSFSPFSFDNLRSSHFTERLTAMAPIPEARADRTPEPAQCRTNINFAWVKLNKYYSAIDQSPVYYAATVLHPAIRWDFLHRAYRERPDWIGKAQQLIDGLWQEYKQLPVQFERGNYDQLRPIKRAKEVEDSFSSYLDSFKSTTTARLEGNEGDELDRWLQLAGPIEKDWDSDDSDFNESFLITTFLITTFFISR